In one Bradyrhizobium cosmicum genomic region, the following are encoded:
- a CDS encoding helix-turn-helix domain-containing protein yields MSELRAAARQSTARTGIIEFDGARDAVSIPCTICDVSGTGARLKLDWALSFPKVATLVFADGLRKTCRVAWQKRRWLGVAFADGVASPDEQALMMTDEEQALHRQHIGAQVKAAREARGYTEIQIANFLAVSPEFVSRAESGEMSIPLHQLTHLADLLLVDFDNLIAGPASIGLAPDGARGSDLELA; encoded by the coding sequence ATGAGCGAATTGCGCGCTGCGGCCAGGCAATCCACGGCCAGGACCGGGATCATCGAGTTTGACGGCGCCAGGGATGCTGTCAGCATCCCCTGCACGATCTGCGACGTCTCAGGCACGGGCGCGAGACTGAAGCTCGACTGGGCGCTATCGTTTCCGAAAGTGGCCACGCTGGTCTTTGCCGACGGGCTGCGAAAGACCTGCCGTGTTGCGTGGCAGAAGCGACGTTGGCTCGGCGTTGCGTTCGCCGATGGCGTTGCGAGCCCGGACGAGCAGGCCCTCATGATGACCGACGAAGAGCAGGCCCTGCACAGGCAGCATATCGGCGCGCAGGTCAAAGCCGCGCGGGAGGCGCGTGGTTATACCGAGATCCAGATTGCGAATTTCCTCGCCGTCTCGCCCGAGTTCGTGTCACGTGCCGAGAGCGGTGAGATGAGTATCCCTCTCCACCAGCTCACACATCTTGCTGATCTGTTGCTGGTCGACTTCGATAATCTCATTGCCGGACCGGCGTCGATCGGATTGGCGCCGGACGGCGCGCGCGGCAGCGATCTCGAACTGGCGTAG